One window of the Macadamia integrifolia cultivar HAES 741 unplaced genomic scaffold, SCU_Mint_v3 scaffold1058, whole genome shotgun sequence genome contains the following:
- the LOC122062513 gene encoding uncharacterized protein LOC122062513, whose translation MNLLAKQASNFFRSPWLACNPLSSMHQQFQQWRGIRVRVRNGNLEQALVIMQRKMQSSGMERLIKRQQRHHVKNSEKRVLARKALERRIRSQELARKLQAILVKKVRGL comes from the exons ATGAACTTGTTAGCGAAGCAAGCATCAAACTTCTTCAGATCCCCTTGGCTTGCATGTAATCCATTGAGTTCAATGCATCAGCAATTTCAGCAGTGGCGAGGGATTCGAGTAAGGGTGCGGAATGGGAACCTTGAGCAAGCGCTGGTTATAATGCAGCGTAAGATGCAATCAAGTGGCATGGAACGTCTGATAAAGCGCCAGCAGAGGCACCATGTCAAGAACTCTGAGAAGCGTGTCCTAGCTCGTAAAGCATTGGAGCGAAGGATCAGATCCCAGGAGCTTGCTCGCAAGCTTCAAGCCATCCTTGTAAAGAAAGTCAG GGGTCTTTGA